Proteins encoded within one genomic window of Lentisphaera araneosa HTCC2155:
- the orn gene encoding oligoribonuclease, whose translation MKSTNNLVWMDLEMTGLNPDNDKIIEIATLVTDSELNIIAKGPCLIIHQSDEVMNNMNDWCIKHHGESGLTQAVKESTVSQEEACRQTRDFILEFCEKGRAPLCGNSIGQDRMFLTKHMPDIIDVLHYRVVDVSSMKELFNRWYGQKKSYFTKKTSHRALDDIIESIEELKFYREKFLIPKADL comes from the coding sequence ATGAAAAGCACCAATAATCTAGTTTGGATGGATTTAGAAATGACGGGCCTCAACCCCGACAATGATAAAATCATCGAGATCGCCACCTTAGTTACAGATAGTGAACTCAATATTATCGCTAAGGGGCCTTGCCTGATCATTCATCAAAGCGACGAAGTAATGAATAATATGAATGATTGGTGCATAAAACACCACGGTGAATCAGGACTGACTCAAGCCGTAAAAGAGTCGACGGTCAGCCAAGAAGAAGCCTGCCGACAAACGCGAGATTTCATTTTAGAATTTTGCGAAAAAGGTCGTGCACCACTCTGCGGTAATTCAATTGGTCAGGACCGCATGTTTCTGACGAAGCATATGCCTGATATTATTGATGTGCTTCACTACAGGGTGGTGGATGTTTCAAGCATGAAAGAACTCTTTAATCGTTGGTATGGACAGAAGAAGTCATACTTCACAAAGAAGACCTCTCACCGAGCTCTAGACGACATCATTGAATCTATTGAAGAACTCAAGTTTTATCGTGAAAAGTTCCTCATACCCAA
- the acs gene encoding acetate--CoA ligase: MSNDIEVTMQEDRLFEPTFEFVEQAHIKSKGQYDAMYMESIRSPEKFWGGIAEEFTWKKKWDQVINWDDAPVAKWFDGAELNITENCLDRHLETERRTKAALIWEGEPGDSLTLTYEELHDRVCRAAAMLREQGVKKGDRVTIYLPMVPELMISVLACARVGAIHSVIFGGFSSGAILDRVKDAESEVVITADGGWRRGKKLGLKNIVDDAINQTDIVKTCIVVQRAEIDHEMKEGRDIYWNDVYPAAGTAFEAETMKAQDPLFLLYTSGSTGKPKGVQHSTAGYMVGTYTTTKYIFDMKDTDVYWCTADVGWITGHSYLVYGPLLNGASIVMYEGAPNFPDLDRFWDVIEKYKVSIFYTAPTAIRAFMSWGDEHVEKHDISSLRLLGTVGEPINPEAWMWYHEKIGASRCPIVDTWWQTETGGVMITPMPGVTKTRPGCATTPFFGVDAAIVDEKGNEVPDGKGGLLVIRKPWPSMLTNIWGDLERFKEMYWSRFAEQGYYLAGDGAVKDENGYITILGRIDDVINVSGHRLSTMELESCLVAHPSVAEAAVVGFEHNIKGEGIAAYVITNTGFTKTEDDKTALKKYIASEIGAFARPDQIHFADALPKTRSGKIMRRVLKEIAAGRDIEGDLSTIEDIAALKKLAASAKA, translated from the coding sequence ATGAGTAACGATATCGAAGTAACTATGCAAGAGGATAGGCTTTTTGAGCCCACTTTTGAATTCGTCGAGCAAGCACACATCAAATCTAAAGGTCAATACGACGCCATGTACATGGAATCAATTCGTAGCCCAGAAAAATTTTGGGGCGGAATTGCCGAAGAATTCACTTGGAAAAAGAAATGGGATCAAGTTATCAACTGGGACGATGCGCCAGTAGCTAAATGGTTTGATGGTGCCGAACTCAATATTACTGAGAACTGCTTGGATCGTCACTTGGAAACGGAAAGACGCACAAAAGCGGCTTTGATTTGGGAAGGTGAGCCAGGCGACAGCCTCACACTAACTTACGAAGAACTTCACGATCGCGTTTGCCGTGCTGCTGCCATGTTGCGCGAACAAGGCGTTAAAAAAGGCGACCGTGTAACAATTTATTTGCCAATGGTTCCTGAGCTCATGATCTCAGTTCTTGCCTGTGCGAGAGTGGGTGCGATTCACTCGGTGATTTTTGGTGGTTTCTCTTCAGGTGCAATTTTAGACCGTGTTAAAGATGCCGAATCTGAAGTTGTAATTACTGCTGATGGTGGCTGGCGCCGTGGTAAAAAACTTGGCCTCAAAAACATTGTGGATGACGCAATTAACCAAACGGACATCGTAAAAACTTGTATCGTTGTTCAGCGTGCTGAAATTGATCACGAGATGAAAGAAGGCCGCGATATTTACTGGAACGATGTTTACCCAGCAGCTGGAACAGCTTTCGAAGCTGAGACAATGAAAGCTCAGGATCCCCTTTTCCTTCTCTACACTTCTGGTTCCACTGGTAAGCCTAAAGGTGTTCAGCACTCAACGGCTGGTTACATGGTGGGAACTTACACAACGACTAAGTATATCTTCGACATGAAAGATACCGACGTGTACTGGTGTACGGCCGATGTGGGATGGATCACTGGCCACAGTTACCTCGTTTACGGTCCTTTACTTAATGGTGCTTCAATCGTCATGTACGAAGGTGCACCAAACTTCCCTGACCTCGACCGTTTCTGGGATGTTATCGAAAAATATAAAGTTTCTATTTTCTACACAGCACCAACAGCGATTCGCGCATTCATGAGCTGGGGTGACGAGCACGTAGAGAAGCACGATATCTCTTCACTGCGTCTTCTCGGTACAGTGGGTGAACCGATTAATCCAGAAGCTTGGATGTGGTATCACGAGAAAATTGGTGCGTCACGTTGTCCAATTGTCGACACTTGGTGGCAGACTGAAACCGGTGGCGTCATGATTACTCCGATGCCTGGTGTAACGAAGACTCGTCCGGGTTGTGCAACAACTCCTTTCTTTGGTGTCGACGCAGCGATTGTCGATGAAAAAGGCAACGAAGTTCCAGATGGTAAAGGTGGATTACTTGTGATTCGTAAGCCATGGCCTTCAATGTTGACCAATATCTGGGGCGACCTCGAGCGTTTCAAAGAAATGTACTGGAGTCGTTTCGCTGAGCAGGGTTATTACCTCGCAGGTGATGGCGCCGTAAAAGACGAAAATGGTTACATCACAATTCTCGGTCGTATCGATGATGTGATCAATGTCTCCGGTCACCGTCTCTCAACTATGGAACTCGAAAGTTGCTTAGTGGCTCACCCAAGCGTTGCCGAAGCAGCTGTGGTTGGTTTTGAGCATAATATTAAAGGCGAAGGCATTGCGGCTTACGTCATCACCAATACTGGTTTCACAAAAACCGAAGATGATAAGACGGCTTTGAAAAAGTATATCGCAAGTGAAATCGGTGCTTTTGCACGTCCCGATCAAATTCACTTTGCCGATGCACTGCCAAAAACTCGCTCAGGTAAAATCATGCGTCGCGTCTTGAAAGAGATTGCAGCTGGTCGTGATATTGAAGGCGATTTAAGTACTATTGAGGATATCGCAGCCCTCAAAAAACTTGCGGCTTCCGCAAAAGCTTAA
- a CDS encoding serine/threonine protein kinase — protein MSYSCEHCGRVFETNLSKGGGIDFCSFCDKLNIAILDDAPDIVFGDFIIDEAIGAGGHSIVVKAKHKPSGLDYALKLFFTKCEDDNNVSQEFLQEVETASQLVHENIVRIFEGGVHENIMYIVMEHVSGLNLGEYLELYVQMEPKEAVAAMIHACNALDYVWSNFLMIHRDVKPHNIIVTKEGAVKLCDFGLTSNHEMAVQESRNILGTPFYLSPEMIQTDVYQDNRSDIYSLGCTLYHLVVGLPPFNYGGLLEVVNARIENPPPDPRGEFSECPEALAQIIMTMMATESDDRYATAFEVSQDLLRFLKDEDPLLVDPNRERANQ, from the coding sequence ATGTCATATTCCTGTGAGCACTGCGGAAGGGTTTTTGAGACAAATTTGTCAAAAGGCGGGGGCATAGATTTCTGCTCTTTCTGTGACAAACTTAATATTGCAATTTTAGACGATGCACCAGACATCGTTTTCGGTGATTTCATCATCGACGAAGCCATTGGCGCTGGTGGCCATTCTATCGTTGTTAAAGCTAAGCATAAACCATCGGGTCTCGACTACGCCCTAAAGCTTTTTTTCACTAAATGTGAAGATGACAACAACGTTTCACAAGAGTTTTTACAAGAAGTCGAAACGGCATCGCAACTGGTTCACGAAAATATCGTACGTATTTTTGAAGGTGGTGTACATGAAAACATTATGTACATCGTCATGGAGCATGTTAGTGGCCTCAACCTTGGTGAGTACTTAGAACTCTACGTACAAATGGAACCGAAAGAAGCGGTAGCAGCAATGATTCATGCCTGTAACGCGCTCGATTACGTATGGTCCAATTTTCTAATGATCCACCGGGACGTCAAACCTCATAACATCATTGTAACCAAAGAAGGTGCAGTAAAACTTTGTGACTTTGGCTTAACGTCCAATCATGAAATGGCGGTACAAGAGAGTCGCAATATTTTGGGCACTCCCTTTTACCTCTCTCCTGAGATGATTCAAACTGACGTCTATCAAGATAATCGTTCAGATATTTACTCTCTGGGATGTACACTCTACCATTTAGTGGTAGGCCTACCTCCCTTTAACTACGGTGGCTTGCTAGAAGTGGTGAATGCTCGCATTGAGAATCCTCCACCAGACCCAAGAGGTGAATTCTCTGAATGTCCAGAAGCGCTAGCGCAAATTATTATGACGATGATGGCCACCGAAAGTGACGACCGCTATGCCACCGCTTTTGAAGTATCGCAAGACTTATTAAGATTTTTAAAAGATGAGGATCCTCTACTCGTAGATCCCAACAGAGAAAGAGCCAATCAATGA
- a CDS encoding adenine phosphoribosyltransferase, translating into MSEDFSSCLRDIPDFPSPGIIFKDISPLLANPQKFTAVIEAMAKLVKDKEIDYLLGIDSRGFIFAAALAQKLNLGMVMARKPGKLPGDVVSQSYELEYGTATLEIQTDAFKAGDRVLIIDDVLATGGTARAAGDLVEKMGAQTAGFAFFVELEFLNGKQVLDSSSVTSLVKF; encoded by the coding sequence ATGAGTGAGGACTTTAGTTCCTGTTTGAGGGATATCCCGGACTTTCCAAGTCCAGGAATCATATTTAAAGATATTAGTCCATTACTAGCTAATCCACAAAAATTCACTGCAGTGATCGAAGCCATGGCGAAACTCGTCAAGGACAAAGAGATAGATTATCTCCTTGGGATTGATTCGCGCGGCTTTATTTTTGCGGCGGCTTTAGCACAAAAACTTAACTTAGGAATGGTCATGGCTAGAAAGCCAGGCAAGCTTCCAGGTGATGTGGTGAGTCAATCCTATGAACTAGAGTACGGTACAGCAACTCTAGAAATTCAAACTGATGCTTTTAAGGCGGGTGATCGAGTATTGATCATCGACGACGTATTAGCAACAGGTGGAACGGCTAGAGCCGCGGGTGACTTAGTTGAAAAAATGGGTGCCCAAACTGCGGGCTTCGCATTTTTTGTGGAACTAGAATTTTTAAATGGTAAACAGGTACTGGATTCAAGTTCAGTCACTTCTTTAGTCAAATTTTAA